In Scylla paramamosain isolate STU-SP2022 chromosome 8, ASM3559412v1, whole genome shotgun sequence, the sequence tctctctctctctctctctctctctctctctctctctctctctgatacacacacacacacacacacacacacacacacacacactacagaaaACTCGtaaatagtaatggtagtagcagcagtagtagtagtagtagtagtagtagtagtagtagtagtagtagtagtagtagtagtagtagtagtgaaaacaaacaaagctTACAGTACCAAgacgaacaaaaacaagaagggcaaaagaaaaacaaaaacgaacacAAAGATAATacgaacaagagcaagaacaagaaacagaataaacaaaacaacgaaaacaacaacaaaacaaggacaaaaacaagGACAATAATAACCACAAGAAGAAGATAgtcaaacacaaaacaaatgaagagagaaaaggcaaaAGTGATAATTAGGAGacagccttgagagagagagagagagagagagagagagagagagagagagagagagagagagagagagagagagagagagagagagagagagagagagagagagagagaacttaagaACCAGTTGCTTAAAGAAGTGTTAAGATTTTCATGTTTaagtcttctctcctcctcctcctccttatcctccccctcctccatcctgGATAGGCCTACGGACGAGCGGcctaattattattgttctccGTTTATAATTTCACATTTACCTCATACTCCTGAcggtggagagaggagaggtggagataagaggaggagaagagtggaGATGTGTGGAGGGTGGAGTCAAGGTCAGAGGAGTTGCAGTGGCAGTTTAGTactttttggaggaggaggaggaggaggaggaggaggaggaggaggaggaggaggaggaggaggaggaggaggaggaggaggaggagccatacggtggtggtggaggagtgttGGAGGATGAGTGGAGAAAAtatgaggaggtggaagggaaacGTGGGAGGTAAGTGgagataaataaggaagaggaggaggaggaggaggaggaggaggaggaggaggaggaggaggagaaggaggaggaaacgcaTGGGAGGATAAATGGAGAATTCATGAAGTGGAGAAGTGTTAGAGAtaagacaaaaggaggaggaggaggaggaggaggaggaggaggaggaggaggaggaggaggaggaaaaaataatcaggaatacattttctcttcctactcctccaccaCGCATCCacacttccgttttctttctcattaagCGGAGTGACTAATGTAAGGAGATATTGGCctctacttttccttcaatatccGCTAGGCAATATTTGGCAGTCACcttcttgttgttgtcatcTTGTACcttggtcttctttctttcttgtctttctgtgtctttccttcctttctttttttctttcatttctttccttcctttcttttttctttcatttctgtatTGGTGTGGCCATGTctgtatagtctctctctctctctctctctctctctctctctctctctctctctctctctctctctctctttcgaggTAAGCAGTATAGTaaacatggaaaaagaaaggaaaagaaagaaaagaaagaaaaagaaaatatttatacattcaaaagactagatgtgtgtgtgtgtgtgtgtgtgtgtgtgtgtgtgtgtgtgtgtgtgtgtgtgtgtgtgtgtgtgtgtgtgtgtgtgtgtgtgctcactaaataaacaagaaaatactgcacaagacaaacaaagacactaagaaagaggaaaggaaaaaggaaaactcgTCTCGTAATTAATTAACAGGAATACAGGTAAACACTACGTacaggtaagaaaagaaaaaaataacaagaaaaaatggaTAGGCCTAAGAAATTAAGTCACTGGGAAAGATAAACAGCCGAAaacttgtaaagaaaaaaaaaacatttaaaatctTTCCCTTGCTGAagtttcgacacacacacacacacacacacacacacacacacacacctgtctgccTCATCGATATTAACTAGGTAAACACGAACTAAGTGGACGTAATAACAGCTGGATGAGTACATAATTAATTAGACCTGCTTAcctgtccccctccctctcccactccccccGCACAGGTAAGCAGAGGAAAGGTGCACAGGTAAGACAGGTAAATAATTAATGAGGCAGCGTCCTTCAGCGCATTTGGGAGTGAGTGGATGGGAGGATGGATGAGTGCATGAGTGGAttggtgagtgaaggaagggggtggtggaggaaggaggaaaggaagctgGGTGGATAGTTGGTTAAttaaatggtgagagagagagagagagagagagagagagagagagagagagagagagagagagagagagagagagagagagagagagagagagagagagagagagagagagagagagagagagagagaatgatgatgagcaAAGTagatggatgaagaaagaaacgaaaataaaaatgaaggaaagagaatagaagTGGATGAGGTGCAAGTGGGCaagtggatggaggaaggatgaaagaataataataaaaaaaaactcgataatgaaataataaaaaaaaacttacaatgaaaggaaaagaggaagacagaaaggtcaataattaagaaatgaaaacaaaaatgagtataaaaggaaggaaggaaggaaggaaggaaggaaggaaggaaggaaggaaggaaggaaggaaggaaggaaggaaacaaaaacaaactcgataatgaaataaaaaaaaactcggtaTGAGAGAAAGCCCAACAAAGaaacaacgaaaacaaagataaacagaaaaggaaagaaaggaggaaggaaggaagggagacaggaagagagggagggagggaaggaaggatggatggaagggagaaagagaaaaatcccACACACCTGCACTGAACTACGCAACACGAGGCACGCGATGCAAGGACATCAAATCCACGCCGCAGTAAAGACAACcacaggaaataaagaaaatatataatgttGATTGGAGGAGGACCGCaatgcaggtgagagagagagagagagagagagagagagagagagagagagagagagagagagagagagagagagagagagagagagagagagagagagagagagagagagagagagagagagagagttttaagttCGTAAATAATACTATTTCTAATAATATACACGTAAAGTCATTGGTAAGCagccttattattttttttttcgtttcctacaGGTAAATAAAGACGTGTTCTTGATTAGCTCACCTGTAGGGCACCTGTGGGTCACCTGGGCACCTCAACACCTGGCCTGCCGCCCCTCAGCTCACCTGTGCGGGAGAAAAGAGAGTAATTAGTGACTTGTCtcaggtgtgtgttgtgttgtgttgcaggttgtgttgtgttgtgctgcagGTTGTCTTGTGTTCcaggttgtgttgttgtgttgcaggttgtgttgtgttgtgttgcaggttgtgttgtgttgtgctgcagGTTGTCTTGTGTTCcaggttgtgttgttgtgttgcaggttgtgttgtgtggtgttgcaggttgtgttgtgttgtgttgcaggttgtgttgttgtgttgcaggttgtgctgtgtggtgttgcaggttgtgttgtgttgtgttgcaggttgtgttgtgtggtgttgtgctgtgttgtgttgcaggttgtgctgtgtggtgttgcaggttgtgttgtgtggtgttgcaggctgtgttgtgctgtgttgcaggttgtgctgtgtggtgttgcaggttgtgttgtgtggtgttgcaggctgtgttgtgctgtgttgcaggttgtgttgtgtggtgttgcaggctgtgttgtgctgtgttgcaggttgtgctgtgtggtgttgcaggttgtgttgtgtggtgttgcaggctgtgttgtgtggtgttgcaggttgtgctgtgtggtgttgcaggttgtgttgtgtggtgttgcaggctgtgttgtgctgtgttgcaggttgtgctgtgtggtgttgcaggttgtgttgtgtggtgttgcaggctgtgttgtgtggtgttgcaggttgtgctgtgtggtgttgcaggttgtgttgtgtggtgttgcaggctgtgttgtgctgtgttgcaggttgtgctgtgtggtgttgcaggttgtgtgtggtgttgcaggttgtgttgtgctgtgttgcaggttgtgttgtgtggtgttgcaggttgtgttgtgtggtgttgcaggctgtgttgtgctgtgttgcaggttgtgttgtgtggtgttgcaggttgtgttgtgtggtgttgcaggctgtgttgtgctgtgttgcaggttgtgttgtgtggtgttgcaggttgtgctgtgtgttgcaggttgtgttgtgtggtgttgcaggctgtgttgtgctgtgttgcaggttgtgttgtgtggtgttgcaggttgtgttgtgtggtgttgcaggctgtgttgtgctgtgttgcaggttgtgttgtgtggtgttgcagGTTGTGCTGTGTGGTGTTGCAGGTTGTGCTGTGTGGTGTTGCAGGTTGTGTTGTATGGTGTTGcaggttgtgttgtgctgtgttgcaggttgtgttgtgtggtgttgcagGTTGTGCTGTGTGGTGTTGCAGGTTGTGCTGTGTGGTGTTGCAGGTTGTGTTGTATGGTGTTGcaggttgtgttgtgctgtgttgcaggttgtgttgtgtggtgttgcaggttgtgctgtgtggtgttgcaggttgtgctgtgtggtgttgcaggttgtgttgtgttgtgttgcaggttgtgttgtgtggtgttgcaggttgtgctgtgtggtgttgcaggttgtgttgtgtggtgttgcaggttgtgttgtgttgtgttgcaggttgtgttgtgttgtattgtgtggtgttgcaggttgtgctgtgtggtgttgcaggttgtgttgtgtggtgttgcaggttgtgctgtgtggtgttgcaggttgtgttgtgtggtgttgcaggttgtgctgtgtggtgttgcagtttgagttgtgttgtgttgcaggttgtgttgtgtggtgttgcaggttgtgttgtgttgtgttgcaggttgtgttgtgtggtgttatTATTTGTTCATGTGAGTTGTAGTTGTTTTAAAAtgtttccccctcctcttgttcttcctcctcctcctcctcttcctggtttctcttcctccttctcctcctcctctttgctcaTCCTACTCTTGCTTcaatttctctttgtttttctcttgtttctcttaaatttatttcccttcctctctctttctccccttcctcctcctccttctccttattctattatacttatttcctcctcctcctcctcctcctccttttaactattatcattatttcttcctcctccttccccacttcCACCTTTATTattaccttctcttcctattgttcctccttctcttctataaccattatcatcattactatatttactgtcattcttttccttcttctcataactctattcttcctcttcttaattacattcctcctcttcttcatttatttattcttcttcatccttttccttccacctcctcctcatcctttcctgGGCctaaaggtttgttgctgtttgatgttcctttgtaatcctcctcctcctcctcctcctcctcctcttcctcctccaaccccCCACACTTCCTCCTTCAGTCGTGTTGACAAATCATTAGTTAATTATGTCTCATTCTGAACACTGAAtatgaaaaacaggaagaaaaatattaaaaaatcatCAATTAGATAcgtctttagagagagagagagagagagagagagagagagagagagagagagagagagagagagagagagagagagagagagagagagagagagagagagagtaattctTGTTATGTTTACGAAAATCTTACTGATGTGTGCCCCTGTTCAGTTCAATTAATGCTGTTGAAGGAAGTTAAATTATACATCAGAGTTTTGCTGATTAATTCATCTTAGTCTGCCTGGCATGCTGAACgtagaaaacggagaaataacgaaggaaaaaaaaaagaaaagtaaaaaagaaataaagcagggtgaaaaggaaggaaggaaggaaggaaaaatatagatagaaaggaagaaaagaaaaaaatggagaaaaacaaaagaaggcagaaaggacggaaaaaaagaaagcaaacggaaaaattataacaaacaagtaaacaaaaatagcaaagaaaatcaatgaataaaagacaaagaaaaaaatagctgctcaaaaatgttggaaaataaaaaaaagaaagaaaagatgcagTAAGTGATATCTATAAAGTTTCACTCGCGTTTCTCAAaggtagataataataataataataataataataataataataataataataataataataatattaataataataataataataataataaacagacaCCCATCAACTTAACAGCGCCTCGTAttcgaaaagaaagaaaaataataaaaaaaaaaaaattgaaagggaaaacaagacaaattaaTGATgactaaaataaatgaataaataaataaacaaataaataaataaataaataaataaataaataaataaataaataaataaacagagtaAGAAAACACAAGAGACAAACGCGCACTTGGTCTCTCTCAAGGTTACCCGCttacccctttcctccccctctccctctcctctgtctctctctaccccgcttaccccttcccccttctctctctctctctctctctctctctctctctctctctctctctctctctctctctctctctctctctctctctctctctctctctctctctctcccctcatcgaagctacgtttctctctctctctctctctctctctcctcatcgaagctacgtctctctctctctctctctctctctctctctctctctctctctctctctctctctctctctctctctctctctctcattcgcctATTTCCCCTATTCACTCCTCTCCTagtcacttttctctctctctctctctctctctctctctctctctctctctctctctctctctctctctctctctctctctctctctctctctctctagcatacacttgtttttttactcttctctgcacatgagagagagagagagagagagagagagagagagagagagagagagagagagagagagagagagagagagagagagagagagagagagagagagagagagaccacaaagTTTCCCTCCCAACAGAAGACtatggttttcctctccctttgaagaacaatggagagagagagagagagagagagagagagagagagagagagagagagagagagagagagagagagagagagagagagagagagagagactaataaaactgaggaaaataacaaaaccgccacttttcctttctcctcctctcttcgtcttcctcctcctcttcctcctcctcctcctcctcctcttcctccttcgtgcTCTCCTCACCTGCAGCCATCCATCTCGGCCCATCCAGGTAAATTCCAGGTAATTAAGACAGGTAACGGGGCCTGAACACCTGCCTGCCGCGAGCATGCAGGTAGGGCGCAGGCAGGGCTTCCGCAGATGATCAGACCTAATTAATACGTTCAGGTGCGCGCGACAGGTGAGTCCTTGTCGCCTGGCTGCTTAAAAATGACAGgtggaaaaatgcaggtaagaaaagaaggagaggagtgaaagaaatatagatgtgtgtgtgtgtgtgtgtgtgtgtgtgtgtgtgtgtgtgtgtgtgtgtgtgtgtgtgtgtgtgtgtgtgtgtgtgtgtgtgtgtgtgtgtgtgtgtgtgtattttttttttcgagatgTCTATTAtaatgaaatctctctctctctctctctctctctctctctctctctctctctctctctctctctctctctctctctctctctctacggtggatgtggtggtgttggtgctggtggtggctggtgCCTGCATTAACATTCCACCTCCTTCCACTTGCCTCGCCCTAgttcatccacctctctctctctctctctctctctctctctctctctctctctctctctctctctctctctctctctctctctctctctctctctctctctctctctctctctctctctctctctaatagatGCCAAATTAACAAAACGCAACATTAAAAGCATTGCAACGCTTAAGaaaattatggagagagagagagagagagagagagagagagagagagagagagagagagagagagagagagagagagagagagagagagagaatgacaccaATACTAACCTAGTCATATTTCATTCgactctcatttcctcctcctcctcctcctcctcctcctccacttccttcagtCTCTCGCTCCACTCAAGATAACATAGggcacccacacccacacacacgccttgGTCTCGTCTTCTTTCACGCACATAATTCAAATAAGGCGTTCACAAAGTTGATGTCACGCACTGTTGCAAACTTTATGACCAATTaatcatactttttttcttgttcttcacataggttaggttaggttaggttaagttagttaggttaggttaggttgttagttaggttaggttaggttaagttagttaggttagttaagttaggtcaattaggttaagttaggttaggtcaattaggttaggttagttaagtcagttgttaggttaggttggcagTTAGGTTGTTAGGCcaattaggttacgttaaggtaggttaggtcaggttaagccAGCC encodes:
- the LOC135103174 gene encoding uncharacterized protein LOC135103174, which encodes MDGCSTTCNTTQHNLQHHTTQPATQHNTTCNTIQHNLQHHTAQPATPHSTTCNTTQHNLQHSTTQPATPYNTTCNTTQHNLQHHTAQPATPHNTTCNTAQHSLQHHTTQPHNTTQPATQHNTTCNTTTQPGTQDNLQHNTTQPATQHNTHLRQVTNYSLFSRTGELRGGRPGVEVPRVIKSNMSLAATITAARRLARRVLAGSI